ggatggaaggcggacaaagaccaatcctaaaacctcgcctgagcaatcaggtgagctcaaaagtgtgtttcaccgatctgagccattttccaacttgtccgagaaatcaataaaaccaatgtattgactaagtttcacaatgatttggcaaaaaaatgtgacttctatagtgttcgatcataaggcttctctctagtcacataaggaaaactgccccaccccccttggcggccatgtttttttaccgatcgggaccatttgcaaactcatctgagatatatataaaaccaatcttttcaccaagtctcatgatgattgggcaaaaaatgtgacctctagagtgttcacaagcatagagaaaaatgccccgcccactggcggccatgtttttcactgatctggaccattttcgaactcgtccgagatatcaataaaacaaatgttttgaccaactttcatgatgattggataaaaattgtgacttctagtgtgtttacaaggtttctctataggcaaataaggaaaactgccccgcccactggcggccatgtttttcaacagaccagaaccacttttgaactcaaccaacatatcattaagacaaacattttgacaaagttacatgaagatttggcatgaaatgtgacttctacaaggtttttctttttgttaacctagtgaccttgtttttgacccagcatgacccctctagagtgtttacgaaccggtcgcaaaagctcacctgagcaatcgggtgagctaaaaagtaaaaaaaaaacagtgtttacaaggtttttcttttttttaacctagtgaccttgtttttgacccagcatgacccagtttcgaactcgatcgaaatatcattgggacaaatgttctgaccaagtttcatgaagatcggacaagaaatgtgcgttctagagtgtttacaaacaaatgataacggacagacgacggacaaagactggtcacaaaagctcacctgagcaatcgggtgagctaaaaagtaaaaaaaaataatttttggaaaccttcaatttggattttttttacagcaataaGGTAATTTGTAGTTCTTTCCTTATTGGGAAACTGCCATTTCCTGGTactttaggccacgacttttatatttcttggtttacaaaaccgccgaccctaatttttggaaaatgggaaaaaaaataaaatcggaaaatcgtcttttttttaaatattttattcccgaccgcacttcaaaatgagcgaaatgagaaaaaaaacgatccggtttgagtacggttgcgaataaaatcaagtaagtacaatcaacgattggttcacatatattgcagagatcgggatatttttcaatgtgacacattatttaccagtccttttatgggcacttctcaaaatttatttcgggtaaaaattacagacaataagaaaatcagcgtcagtcaaatgtcgaccccatcaaaatttatttccgtgtctgtgaggcaaatatattgtttaacatgttaattatattaaacaaacccgatagtatttgataataagtataaataatccaataaaacactgccattatttacgatatatgtgtttaggaattttgtaaacacgtccgccatagtttataggaactgtacagaaagtttggaaatcggaacaaatcggtatatctcggaaaatcattgataaatgtatttgtcgtttcaatgcttagggccgagtaatttcggcaaatcggaactcaacttgtgtaaaacactagctcaattaaccgttaaactccgcctccgttctctgcaaaagattcgaaggcggagctatgcacgtgcttttattaaattggaggattgcaattgagaaacaaacacacgattggttcggcatgttgattgctagacaaaggaagccaattttttcggcgcgaaatttgtcgctttattgcttccgacagaaagcggctttcctttgatgacgtcaaactgtcaattcacacagactgcacattttcggaagactttaactgactccttgtttacaattccagtaaaaaaaacacttgctaacattaaactttggattaaattatcaaaataaagcaaaagcgaagttgacaaatatgattaaattaattcgcgtcagttcaaataagacgttttgcgttgtaaatcaacgagttttcatgacaacaacaactttgacaaacattaccgcgacgacgcatggatcgatctacctcaattttttttttcatgtacgatctcataagtcgagtaagagcaaacacataccgggtaatttgtgtatgagtagtttatcttatataagatttatgcaacgggcatcgcattgcgtaatggtgcgcatccaattatggaaatgaagcgcagtttttcgttttaatgggagaagaacgcatgtcatgtaatggagtgtttaaaattgcctgatgttacataaggtgctgttaggactcatttcatttgaagatatagatgtgtttcattgcataatttgattttttgtctctgtgttaaggttataaaagatatgttgtctttgttatgatgttattagcattaacttttttttctaatgtttttttttttttttttttttttcgaccgcccgatggaccattttcaaaataatttttgtaaaccaattaaaaaaaaaagtcgtggccttataaagaaggaaaaaaatagcTGCATGATATGTGCCCTCGAACATAGCCTTATAGGGGTAGTAGTCCTGTTTGTGTCAAAGCTCTACAGAAAGTTACAATGATGGGATTGACTTTTAAACCATAACTTAACATTGACCTAAACAAGACTGAGAATGTTCAGAAATTATACAAAACTGACAACACATTACATGTACCAATAAAAGATCAACCAAGCTCACATGCTTCCAgaaagtggggattgaacctgaaTCACCCTGGTTGACAGATCGCACATCAGCCACTGCGCTTACCGGAAAGTCAATCAGGCTTTGTTAgtcctttcccacttagaagcaaagtgaaaatggctatgtgcaaacagcataaaaccagaacagcctgcaagtaactcgcagtctgtttaggttttatgctgtttgctgctcatcagtaactaagggttggaaatgaagcctttaaaacttgaacctagtaaGAGGTCATATTTAAATGTAactacaaacgcgtcaaaatatgtatcaaagtgtTAAAGGTTTAAAACAATGTGCCAATATGATCACTGTGAGGGTGTACCTAGCAAACAAGTTAAGGTTACCAATCCATCAAAATGCTGGCAAATTATTATATAGCTCTTTGAATCGAAACGTGTGGGGTGGAAGGGTATAATAAATTACCGTATATCTTTTGCATGtctaaatgttaacaaaaaagaAACATAGACATGaataatcatttttatttcacgatttaagttaaaaagtatataacaaaCCTGTATTTACaggtttaacaaaatattgatcaCAGTTTcaaaatatcaacatattttcATCAAAGAAACCTGATTAATGCAAAAACCCAGTATATTCTtcaccaaaaaaaataaaacttaaaaaaaaagataatttttaataagaaaagaAGTGACATATGGTGTCAAACAGTCTCGCATAAAtattcaaatgaatatttataataaatgaaacaTGATTTAAAAGTTCACTAAGTCATGTGTGCATACATGTAATATAGCCTACATGTATGAAACAAAATAAAGCATAATTCATTGCAAAAAAGAACTGTAATCTGGCAAAACATGGCTAAATGCCCGTGCTACTCTGGGAGGACACTCACTacacaggcttaactgggacaATGCTCGTCATggatttagcccagttttctcagggcAAGGGCCGCAATATGTGAGTCACTTATGTCTGAACTCAAATAAGAAATGCAATGATGTTTTGATCATTTTGGCTAGAAAACGCTATACCTTGAATTAGTCAAGGTATTTAGAATACCTGcagaacatttaactgtataccagtgatttgaaaaaaatataaaatctgGGATAAGGGACATATAAATTCACATTATATTGGTTCCAAAAGGGACACAAAACAACAGTTACTCAATACTTAAAGTACATTCAATGAAGTTAACAGACTTAACAAAGGCAAGTTACTTTcatgttttaaacaatttatgagCACTATAGATATCATGGTTAGACTTGTTTAGAGTTGAATGCTTGCTGGTGGTTTTGTATACTTTTGAATCTATAGATTAACATACATTTCAGGATAACATACGTACATTTATGTCACTGATCAATAGTCaaaattataattgttgcaaagcGTGCATGTACCGGTTTTTCTTGATGAAACCGTCATTGTACGATTCATGTCAGTTTTCTGTATAACATCTGGTCACAAGTTTCTATGTATGACTGCTGTTATATGGCATTATCATAAGAACATATTGTCAGGGATGAGAAAAGAAAAACTAAACTTCTACCACACACGGTTTCAATATTGTTCAACAAGATTGTCTGAGTTTACTTCACAGCTGATACAGACACATTAAGAAGATACAACTATTTAATGATCAGCCTTTGAATATCATTAACACAAATGTTTACATGTTCATGAttcataagtacatgtacatgagaAGTTCATATCACCCTTGGTAACTTATTATCATTTTTAACCCAAGAGAACGAATGAGCCCCGTTCGGGGAAAAATGGGTTTAAGCCACATGAGTAAAGTTTCATTCACGTGCAGTTTGCACCAGCTAATCAGGAATATTAATTTCCACTTGAACTGGATTTTCGTAAAGAAAAGGCTTCATGTAAcaagaaattccataaaagcagaaagtgttgtccctgttatCCTTTAAATACTGCACAgataatctgggaaaacactttatacacatgcattaagccaagttgtCCCAGAACTCCTCTTCAATGCCCATATTTCACTATTTTGTTCAGCTGTTTTTGTCCCCATCAGCTATGGATGTTTGGCTCGTCTGCATCTTCACATACTCTGCCTCCTTCAGCTTGACCTGGTCTCTCTTGAGGAGGAACATGGCTGGCACAAACAGCACAGCTCCCACCACATAGAGGCCTGGGTAGAGAATGTACAGGGCACCTGCAGACATAATAAAACCCTTTACAatgtagatatgtattttgacgcatttgtggatcctttgaaagttacatttaatataaGACATTTCTTACcagattttaagttttaaaggcttgatTTTCAACTTTGtgatatactgatgagcagcaaacagcataaaacttgaacagactgtgagttacagTTTTggtttttgctgtttgcacatacctatttttactttgcttctgagtgggaaagggatgAGCAGGAATATACACAGGTTTATCATTATGAATTGGACAATTTCAATTATATAAAGTCTCCTTAATTTGCCTCAGTTCAAGGGCACACAAATCtacaaaaatattgcaatatacaaaacaaaatgtctTGCATGTCCACATAGTATAACAACATATCTATAACATTTCATGTTGATACACAGTCAACTGAATGATGTTTGTTGGAAGgttcataaattgtttttaagttcAAGGCATATTATTCTGCAAACAATATCGCACCATACAGGCAAATTATGTCTTGCAATTCTACATAACATAAACAACTTatctaaaataaataatgttgacagAAAGAACAAAGAGAGActtatttgacatacaaaatacaagtgtgacagacaaagAATCCTACCGGCAAAGCAACCAAAAGATTGATTACAGTATACAACTCTAACTTTGTTTGATCAGTATACCAATATTGTCAACAATGATTACTTTACAAGCAATTCCTCACCTCAATGAAGTGAATAGACAAATTTGCTGAAATCAAGCAGCACTGGCATACTACTGTTGGTTACAATAGGTTGACTTAAACCCCTCTGTTGGTTGCAATAGGTTGACTTAAACCCCTCTGTTGGTTACAATAGGTTGACCTAAACCCCTCTGTTGGTTACAATAGGTTGACTTAAACCCCTCTGTTAGTTACAATAGGTTGACTTAAACCCCTCTGTTAGTTACAATAGGTTGACCTTAACCCCTCTGTTGGTTACAATAAGTTGACTTAAACCCCTCTATTGGTTGCAATAGGTTTACCTAAACCCTCTGTTGGTTACAATAGGTTGACTTAAACCCCTCTGTTGGTTACAATAGGTTGATCTAAACCCCTCTGTTGGTTGCAATAGGTTGACTCAAACCCCTCTGTTGGTTACAAAAGGTTGACTTAACCCCCTCTGTTGGTTACAATAGGTTGACCTTAACCCCTCTGTTGGTTACAATAGGTTGACTTAAACCCCTCTGTTGGTTACAATAGGTTGACTTAAACCCCTCTGTTAGTTACAATAGGTTGACCTAAACCCCTCTGTTGGTAGCAATAGGTTGACCTAAACCCCTCTATTAGTTACAACAGGTTGACATAAACCCCTCTGTTAGTTACAACAGGTTGACTTAAACCCATCTGTTAGTTACAACAGGTTGACTTAAACCCTTCTTTTAGTTATAAGGGATCAACCTAAACCCCTCTATTAGTTATAATAGGTTGACCTAAACACCTCTATTAGTTATAATAGGTTGACCTAGACCCCTCTGTTAGTTACAATAGGTTGACCTAAACCCCTCTATTAGTTATAATAGGTTGACTTAACCCCTCCATAAGTTATAATAGGTTGACCTTAACCCCTCCGTTAGTTATACTAGGTTGACCTAAACCCCTCTATTAGTTATAATAGGTTGACCTAAACCCCTCTTATAGTTATAATAGGTTGACCTAAACCCATTGTTAGTTATAAAAGGTTGACCTTAACCCCTATTGTAGTTACAACAGGTTGACCTAAACCCCTCTGTTAGTAATAATAGGTTGACCTAAACCCATTTGTTAGTTATAATAGGTTGACCTAAATCCCTCTGTTAGTTATAATAGGTTGACCTAAACTCCTCTATTAGTTATTAAAGGTTGATCTTAACCGCTCTGTTAATTATAAAAGGTTGACCTAAACCCCTCTGTTAGTAACAACAGGTCAACCTTAACCCCTCAGAATTGCACTTCatattataaattgataaataagcATACAAACTTGACATTTGACCTGATAAATGGGTTCAAAATAGAATATTCTTAGAAATAGCAAAGTTTGTATTAAACTTCCCAGTTTTATTAATTAAAGATGAAACAAATCAggaagaaacaagagatgtgtttgtcagaaacacaatgccccctattgtgccgctttgaaataaaatttcaatatatcatttggcaggtttataaattatctcccttttaaagcttattacttcccttggattgtattttttacttttggccttgaaagatgaccttgacctttcaccactcaaaatgtgcagctttatgagatacacatgcatgccaaatatcaagttgctatcttcaatattgcaaaagttatgaccaatgttaaagttttcagacagacagacagaaaaaacaaacaaacggactgacagttcaactgctatatgccaacctactgTGGGCATACAAAAGAACAACGAAGAATTCAGATTGAGAGTGTTGGAAAAGAGTTAGACAGTAATCTATTGTTTATTATTCTGACCTCTTAGAGACCCAGACTTGGTAAATCCCTGGTTTTCAAACCCCTTCTGTATGGGAGGGACAAGGAGGGGCATGTTGCCGCCAATATTGCTGATGATGAACAGATACACGGCGACCGCAGAGGTTCTGATGTTACTGGGTATGAGTTCCACCACCACAGCTAAGGTGATACCAATCCACATCTCAcctgaaaacaaaaaatgtactGTACAGTTTACAGAAGCAGAAATTCACATCTCACCTGAACATAGAAAATGTAATGTAGAGTTTACTGTATCAGATAACATAACCAACACATCTAACGTTACACCATATCTAACCTGAAATCAGAAACACAAAAAGATCACTGTGGTGCAGAGGATAATTTGTATggtccccactgtgggagtgttctttagatatCCCTCAAACATATAAACTACTGATTGTACTGAGAGAGCTTTTTGATGCAATGCAGTTTAAATAGGTAAGTTTAACCTTTACACAAACAAGTTAATCTTATGAGCCAAACAGCAACTGGGTCTATAAGATACTACCACAGTCCGGGTGCAGCAACTGGGTCTATAAGATACTACCACAGTCCGGGTGCAGCAACTGGGTCTATAAGATACTACCCCAGTCCGGGTGCAGCAACTGGGTCTATAAGATACTACCACAGTCCGGGTGCAGCAACTGGGTCTATAAGATACTACCACAGTCCGGGTGCAGCAACTGGGTCTATAAGATACTACCACAGTCCGGGTGATACTACTTTTCATCTCGCCAGTAAACAGAAACACACAAGATAGATGTTAATCTTGGAAGGCAATCAGTCACTTGGTCAATAAGATGTGGATACAACCATGGTTagggttattgtttttaaagaacCAATGCAAAAAGAGACCAAATACAAACAGAAGAAGAGTCAATCAAGGATGGATGGTACAGTAGGATTTCAGTTGGTTCTCAAAACTGTTAATACTATTATACACATTGGATTATATGGCATTGTTGTTAGACAAATTGTACAATCAATTTAAATAAGAAATTGCATACTAAATTTGGAAACTTAGGTTAAGGGCATGTTATAATTATAGGATGATATGGAACAGTCATAAGCAAACAGACCTGGTACAAGACATGATGGTAAAATCTGTTGAACCTGCCATAGACCAAAAGACTAAAGGATAAACTGACAACCACATGATGAGGAAGAACAAATAAGTGTTGAGAAATCTATACATTACTTACCAAATAGGTAGGTTGGTATCTGGCAGATGTATGCATATGGAGGAGACAGAAATAATGTCCCGGCTGCGAAGGGGGCTGCAATCAGCTGTAACACAACCAATGAGCTGCATTATTGAAAACTGGgctaatgcatgtacgtaaagtttcatcccagattagcctgtgcattgtgcGCAAGCTAATcggtgacgacactttccgccttaactggatttttatttagaagagactttctttaaactaaaattttCATAAAAGCAAAAAGAGTAGTACCTAACAAGATGTGTtcgtgaaacactatgtcccccctccatatatttgaccttgaaggatgaccttgaccattcaccactcaaaatgtgcagctccatgagatacacatgcacgccaaatataaagttgctatcttcaatattgcaaaagttatggcaaatgttaaagtttgacacaaacaaaccaacagacaaggTAAAAACAGTATGTCCACCAGTATAGActtgggggacataaaaagcatgtGTGGACTACTTTACAAACATGAATTAACCCCAGATTGCAGCTCCAATAAAGACAATATGAACTTTTCAGGCATTCAACAAGTCATTAAGATTTTAGGTGCGATAATGCTCTCAAAATATAGGAAGGGTTGCAGTAAATTTTACATAAGCTTTAATATTTGGCCTGGTAATATATCTTTAGGTCTCAATAGCAGTGTCTTCATGTAACTTGTTATAAAGTTAATTTCAAAACTTGAAGTGAGCTGGTGCTCTCCAAAATAgacagattgcacaggcttatatggaatgacactcatgcattaagccctgtgtttCTAGAACAAGGGTTACTTAAAATTAACAAACagttattatatttaaacaagagcaccgccttgcgggtgcagaccgctcatctattttctttttaaaggtgaagggactctcattttcaatcacaaaggagggaggggtggagtaaagaggggtgtatagcatgggaatgtggacatttattacattattttccaaaaatgggaaaaaaaatgctaaacaaaaaaaaaaaaatcggggggggggggggtttaaccattaaaaaaaatgaaatttggggtggaggtggggtggggggggggtatagtgtgaggttgtggtggacatttgtgagatgatcttaaaaaaaaaaaaaaaaaaaaatttaggggggagATTCGGGTGGGGAGgcgggggggtgggggtattcttgggtgcgatggttggacggtatttcaaacataaaataaatatttgtgttttttatcggtttcaaaaataaaataatttgggggggtgggtggggtgggggtatagtgtgagggtgtggtggtcatttgtgagatgatcttaaaaaaaaaaaaaaaattggggggggggattcggggggggggagggggggagggcacgggggatggtttgggtggagtctattgtggtatgtaaggtaagagtagttttgtcaaagtatcaatcaaatctaatcataaataaagaagttatggcaatttaagcaaaatttaataatttgaccttgagagtcaaggtcattcaaaggtcaaggtaaaattcaacttgccaggtacagtaaccttatgatagcatgaaagtatttgaagtttgaaagcaatagccttgatagttaagaagtaaagtggatcgaaacacaaaatttaaccatatattcaaagttactaagtcaaaaaaggtccataattccgtaaaaatgacaaccagagttatgcaacttgtccttttactgtacccttatgatagtttgtgagtgttccaagtatgaaagcaatatctatgatactttaggggtaaagtggaccaaaacacaaaacttatccaaattttcaattttctaagtataaagggcccataatttctgcccaaatgccagtcagagttacataactttgcctgcacagtccccttatgatagttaataagtgttgcaagtatgaaagcaatagctttgatactgtaggaataaagcggacctaaacacaaaaaacttaaccaaattttcaattttctaagtataaaaagggcccataattctgtcaaaatgctagtcagagttacattactttgcctgcacagtccccttatgatagttagaaagtgttgcaagtatgaaagcaatagctttgatacttacggaataaaatggacctaaacacaaaacttaaccaaaattttcaattttctaagtataaaaagggcacataattctgtcaaaatgcacgccagagttatctaactttgcctgcccagtcccctcatgatagtaagtaagtgttccaagtttgaatgcaatagcattgatactttctgagcaaagtggacctaaacgcaaaacttaaccggacgccaacgccgacgccaaggtgatgacaatagctcatatttttttttcaaaaaatagatgagctaaaaatcaaacaGAAAGTCAATATCAGGTCATCTGAAAAAACTGAACACAAAAGCACAATTACCAAACTGGCTATGACAACGGCCACTCTTGCATATATGCCACGCCCCTTGACGACCCTGTCAGATATGAACCCTCCAACTGCCACCCCTAGACTGCCCCCCACAATTGGGATCCAACCCATGTACTTGGCAATGTCTTCCTTGCTTTGACCAATTCCTGTGAAGTATGGCTGCGTGTTGTATGCAAATACGTATCCCGCTGAAATTTATGAAGTACATTATCACATAAGTGTTTTACATCAACATAATTTGCAAGGTGCACAGGACTCGTTAGACATTTATGAGGGTCCTTAccaagcagtgctccagctaggcctaaatgcaAGGTCACAGCACCCTGTTGCCCCAAGGACCCATCCTGCCCACCTTTCTGCTATTTTGATCTGATCACATTattgtactgaaaatttgattCGTAGTTTCAATTAGTTACCAAAATAAACACAGTGAAACTAGTTCTATTATTTatagaaacatttttaaataaaaaatacatgaagtattaaatatattacacattgaaaataaaaccttgtGCTCTCTTTTGACCAAAGAGCTCCCTGCCCTTATAAAATAGCTGGAGCACTGCCCTACATATATAGGTCTCATTCATTTGTCACATCACCCtgtttcattttgaatttttagAATGATGTTTAATCACAGCCTTTATTTTGCTggaatttcaaaattttataaaagcataaaaataaatgttgctgATAACATAAATCTATTAGTGTAGTCAAGGGCAAATACAAGAGcaatgctctgggaaaacagggtttaatgcatttgcttaaaaaattgtcccatataagcctgtgtagcccacacaggcttatcttgctTAAcacttccacctagactggatatTTGTCTAGAAGAGATTTCCATTAAACTAACAATTCCATAacaacggaaagtgttgtcctgataagcctgtgcggacactttacacacttgacAAAGCAGGCATGGCACTTTACACACTTGACAAAGCAggcatgacactttacacacaagcattaagccctgttttcccaataTTTGCTGGGGTAGCCTTCACAACAAACGCACCTGCATTCCTGATAGAGCCAGCTAACACAGCCAGGATCAACGAAGGAGCCAAGAAAGGCTTAAGAATTTTCCCCAGTCTTTTCAATTTTGACTCTGAGACTGTGCTGTTCAGTGACTGGTCCCCTTGCTGTGCCTGTGTGGCTTCCTTTGACGCGTTCTTTCTCTCTGGTTCCTTGAGTGTCAGCAGGATGAGGATTCCGATAAGGATGCCTGGCATTCCGGAGATGAAGAATGACCAGCGCCAGCCCTGGAATAACAGCAGGGTTTGAGACTCATCATGGCGTCTTTATTTATAAATAGACATATATAATTAGGAAAAAATGAACATGTCTCTTCTCTGATGaattttgtaaaggttattctTGTTAAATGTCACTGAATTAGTTATCTACCTCATTTCtaactttttaattttatgtttaaaaaaacaacaggaaTATCTAAATGAGGAAAATGAAGTATGACTGAACCTAAAGCTTACTTTTATTTGTATGCCTAA
This is a stretch of genomic DNA from Dreissena polymorpha isolate Duluth1 chromosome 7, UMN_Dpol_1.0, whole genome shotgun sequence. It encodes these proteins:
- the LOC127839074 gene encoding protein spinster homolog 1-like isoform X3; the protein is MFWWQKIQGYQLYALFLFLITYLLNQLDRYMLAITIKPMSQELKFGDMGCMIGSNYSDAVAGSAKCGDALSQTECLAKTYGNGSEARYVCNWDYNGQGFQYQIVAGPVFIVIYTFAGIFISFAADKYNRKVMLASCLILWSVMTLLTGFIKEYWQLVLLRFGLGFGEAGCTPFVASMLADIYPTELRGTALGIYNWGIYMGYSLSYALGNLITAANINDQSYTLHGWRWSFFISGMPGILIGILILLTLKEPERKNASKEATQAQQGDQSLNSTVSESKLKRLGKILKPFLAPSLILAVLAGSIRNAAGYVFAYNTQPYFTGIGQSKEDIAKYMGWIPIVGGSLGVAVGGFISDRVVKGRGIYARVAVVIASLLIAAPFAAGTLFLSPPYAYICQIPTYLFGEMWIGITLAVVVELIPSNIRTSAVAVYLFIISNIGGNMPLLVPPIQKGFENQGFTKSGSLRGALYILYPGLYVVGAVLFVPAMFLLKRDQVKLKEAEYVKMQTSQTSIADGDKNS
- the LOC127839074 gene encoding protein spinster homolog 1-like isoform X2, with translation MEKNREIRGQSEREPLLQQDQPPAVQPTDEDDKMFWWQKIQGYQLYALFLFLITYLLNQLDRYMLAITIKPMSQELKFGDMGCMIGSNYSDAVAGSAKCGDALSQTECLAKTYGNGSEARYVCNWDYNGQGFQYQIVAGPVFIVIYTFAGIFISFAADKYNRKVMLASCLILWSVMTLLTGFIKEYWQLVLLRFGLGFGEAGCTPFVASMLADIYPTELRGTALGIYNWGIYMGYSLSYALGNLITAANINDQGWRWSFFISGMPGILIGILILLTLKEPERKNASKEATQAQQGDQSLNSTVSESKLKRLGKILKPFLAPSLILAVLAGSIRNAAGYVFAYNTQPYFTGIGQSKEDIAKYMGWIPIVGGSLGVAVGGFISDRVVKGRGIYARVAVVIASLLIAAPFAAGTLFLSPPYAYICQIPTYLFGEMWIGITLAVVVELIPSNIRTSAVAVYLFIISNIGGNMPLLVPPIQKGFENQGFTKSGSLRGALYILYPGLYVVGAVLFVPAMFLLKRDQVKLKEAEYVKMQTSQTSIADGDKNS
- the LOC127839074 gene encoding protein spinster homolog 1-like isoform X1; translation: MEKNREIRGQSEREPLLQQDQPPAVQPTDEDDKMFWWQKIQGYQLYALFLFLITYLLNQLDRYMLAITIKPMSQELKFGDMGCMIGSNYSDAVAGSAKCGDALSQTECLAKTYGNGSEARYVCNWDYNGQGFQYQIVAGPVFIVIYTFAGIFISFAADKYNRKVMLASCLILWSVMTLLTGFIKEYWQLVLLRFGLGFGEAGCTPFVASMLADIYPTELRGTALGIYNWGIYMGYSLSYALGNLITAANINDQSYTLHGWRWSFFISGMPGILIGILILLTLKEPERKNASKEATQAQQGDQSLNSTVSESKLKRLGKILKPFLAPSLILAVLAGSIRNAAGYVFAYNTQPYFTGIGQSKEDIAKYMGWIPIVGGSLGVAVGGFISDRVVKGRGIYARVAVVIASLLIAAPFAAGTLFLSPPYAYICQIPTYLFGEMWIGITLAVVVELIPSNIRTSAVAVYLFIISNIGGNMPLLVPPIQKGFENQGFTKSGSLRGALYILYPGLYVVGAVLFVPAMFLLKRDQVKLKEAEYVKMQTSQTSIADGDKNS